DNA from Quercus lobata isolate SW786 chromosome 1, ValleyOak3.0 Primary Assembly, whole genome shotgun sequence:
TGTATTGCTTGCTTCAACAAGGGAGAATTTTTCAAGTCCAACTAGGGAAGTTTTTGCCTAGCATTAAATTCAGCTTattactctttttctttgtttttgctcAATCACCCGATCAAAATGTGCAAAAAATTCTACTACATCCAAATCAGATTTCAAGTAATCTTTCAAATCTCTATTCAAACTTTCACTGAGTTAGGTATTTCGCACTCCTAATGTAAATTGATTCTTCATGTAACACTTTGCctattttcctttcaatttgCAGATACTATCCAACCAACTATGATCATGAATAGCATAAGTGTCAATCATGTCCTCCCATgtttttttaaactcaatttcATCATTAAACTCAAACatacaagttttaaaaacttgaagaaaagaagaaccATCTTTTATCAAATTCCCTAAATGTTTTATCCTATTTTGCATTATGTGCCAAGTACATAATCCATGGTAAGTGTTAGGCATTACCTCATTCAATGCCTTTGCCATTGCAAGATCTTGActtgtaaaaattattttaagtctTTTACCTGCATGTGCAACTAGAAAGCTTTCAAAAACCACTTAAATGAATCCACTGTTTCATCATATAAAAGAGCAGTCCCAAAAACCGTTAACCCTCTATGGTGATGGAAATTGGTAAACACTCCTAATAGTCTTAACTCTTTATTAGTATCATATGTAGTGTCAAATGTCACCACATTACCAAAATTGGCATAATCAATAATCATTCTAGTATCAACCCACAAAATGTTTGTAATCTGCTCAACATTATCTAATTGTACTGCATATTGAAAGGATGGATTTGTAGTCAATTGTTCCTAAAAGTATCCTAATAAGCATGCAGCTTGAccatatatcaaatttttttgccGTCTTGTTCTAAGATAATTATACTGATCAAGTTTAGTGAATCCAAGATTAGATATCCCACCAGCCTCTCTACTCATTAACTCATGTGCTACTTTTGGCTTGATTCTAGAAGAGGATGCTAACTCAATCGATCTTGCTGAACGTTTGAGATTTTTCGTTGAGACCTCATCATATAAACTATTTTTGATAGATGAAGAGTGTGATTATGTTCTTCAATAAAATCAGTCACTTTATGCTTTCCAGTTTCTCGCACTAATGAAACATATAGCTTTACAGGACAATTAGTCCTTGTATCATCTCGGTTACGAGTGCGAATCATATCTTCTTTTTCTGAACCTCGAATGCCTTGCTTTGCACATACAAATCCTCTTGATGTTATCTTTCCATCATTCTTACTTTTATTTATGTAATGTTTTCTAACATCAAAGCCCTTTTGCCTTccatattttagccaaaattccCATGCATCTTTTAATGTATCGAATTCCATACCAACTCTAGGACTCAAAACTTCATTGGCATCCATGACTCTAGAACTCAAATCTTCATTGGCATCCATGTTTTGAGAGAATTCTCTCGTCACATTATGCAATGAATTAAAGAATACTCttgtaattaacaaaaaaatgtagaaaatatCAACTATTGTAAATATAGAAGAATgaatgttttttattaaaaataaaagctgaAAATTTGTGTACCAATATTGTGCTtatcatatataagaattacaaCAAACCAATATATGATCATGAGAGATGATGACCCTCTCAACGGCATCATCAATCCGACCAGCCCTCCCTAAACCCTCAATAAGGTAACTGAAAGTCAAACAATCAAGACTAAACCCATCCACTAACATTGCTTTCAATACACTCTCAGTTTCACTAACTCTACCCAATTTTGACCACCCGCTAATAATAACATTATATGTCATACAATCAAATGGTATCTTCCCTTTaagtaaatttaaaaacaaatttgcagCATCAACATGGGATCCATGACACATACATTGTAAAAGTACATTCAACCACTCAATATTACATTTCCAAACATTTGTATTGCTTTCGACACTCTATAAGTTCTAACAAAACTGTCCAATACAATTGATAGAGTCTCTAAATCAAGGCTCATGCAAAATtgcaatttgtttttgtaagaACTTATTCCCTACTGTATTTAGAGTGCACTTATATATTTCACTTTGTTTACTTCTGTAGTTCCCACTATAatgctaataatatatttatcaatttaGCAGCTTTGCACTTAGCCAAAAGAGGTGGTGAAGcaattttttctatttccttCTAAGCAACTacattttaataagaaattagCAAGGTTTAAAATCTTTGTAAAGAATCAAAATAGCAAACCaaatatacaactatataaaatcaatatttcaagGATTCTAGTCTTTAAGTACTTACAAGTGAGCAACTTCTattgtcttcttcttcccaaaCACATAGCTCACCAGAACATCCTCCATTCCTACATCACAGCAATTAAGCAATTAAGATTAAAGAAATTAACCTTCAAGTTTAAAGCAATTAAGATTCATGTTACGAAAAGTtatcaaatttacaaaaaaagcCTAGATTTTTCTATGTTTAGTTTTCTTGaagcaaaaattgaatttttagcATAAAATCCAAATGGCCAACCACTATTGATACTTTGTTTTGTTAGGTAggacaaagaaaatgaaaaaagagtaATTTTTATCATATGGAACACTTCAAAAATTAACAATTCCACTTAATTAGACTCCAAAAACTTCATTGCCTATTTGAaattcttcttcactaccattAAATTATCTTATACATaacgattctcaaaaaaaaaaaaaaaaaatcttatacataaaaaacacacacacaaatatataggAAGTGAAAGAGGGAAAAGGGGTACCAAAAAGAGGAGGACAAAGGGGATTTTGGGGATTCTTCGTCGGCATTGGAATCAGACGAGCTTGAAGCTTCATCGGAGCTTTGGAAGAATAGTAACTCTACTGGATTCTCAAAGCTATGGAGGTTTAGAGAATTAGTTCATTGAAGCAACAGTGATGGCAAAGAGAGAGGCTTGGCCTTGTGTGGACTAGCATCGGGTTGCTGTGACAATGGATTGAAGGACAGGCAAAGAATGGGTTGAAGGAGAGGCAGAGAGCGACAGCTGCacaggggagagagagagagagagaaaaaaaattgagtttatgTTTTTTGAAACAGTGGGTGGGggtgtgaaattttttaagggaaaaatagTCTTTTTGTCATTTGGTGAAGTGTCAAAGATTTAAACCATTAAATTAAATCTATGGCCGAGAATAGAGCTTGGATATAAATCCCAATTAAGGTGTATTTGCAGACATTCTAGTGCAATGATCCTTTTGAAAGTCTACAGTTAATTCTGATACTTATTTCTTTCCTAGTTTGATCATTATGAACAAGATTGCCAAAGAAATTTTGCTGGTCCCTTCTTATATATGACTGTCAAGGTTCTTACTTCTTCCATGGTTGAGGCTAGGCTTAACACAGTTTTCCAAGCATGTCCATTTATTAATTCTTTGCCCTTCTAATATTTGAGCATATATGCAATATTTTGCAGCTGATGTAATGTGCAATACTTATGTTGCAAAGCTAATATGTTTACTTGGCCCTTTTAGACAAAAAATATTCTTGATTTGAAAGGGTTTGACAAAATTTTGCAACACACAACATTCATTCTTTAGATATATGTAGTGTGTATACTTTCATTTGTGGTTTTTAGTGTTGAGTTATAAACTGacttcaattaattaatttaataacccaagttgattaattaggtcaaattacacgCATATCGTAGagacacaaacaaatcaccaaataaactaatgtgcagtggaaattaaattgacacggtaatttattgatgaatggggaaaacctcttgCAAGACAAAAACCCTACCGGGTGAATTTTAGATTACAATTCCCAAGAATTCACTAATCAAgaatcaagcggttacaagtataaaaaatcttattacTACCTTGAACTATCCCAAagtaccaacctatagttgaacatTTACTCCGATTcctaattggacttgatcttgtagagaCTTCTTCTTGTATGCACAGATCCCAATATGTGTCTGACTTCCCTGCAACTGATTGATTGTTGTTagttgcaaaattcttcacttcaAAGTATGTTGAAGATctagaagcacttggttactaAAATCCTAAAGCACACAAGAACGCAATAGCTTCTCACAGAGCTTATAAGTTCTCTAGATTGAGTCTCTGTGTCCTTGATaactttaaaataaagtttttatataGTCTAGAGGTTTAGTAAATGAAACCCTAGCAATCCAAGTCATCATAGGCCAAAATTCTGATTTGAGAATTCTGAATTCACGAAGCTTGATAGATTGAGAGGTGTCGAGTTTAGTGTCGAGAATTACTCATTAAGTCTCGATAAATGCTAGTATCGAGACTAGTGTCGAGGTTCATTGtttcaacttttcttcactAGTTTCATGGttcaattttcatgtttttaatgaTACCACTTGTGATATTTGTTCAACCCActtcttgatacattaaactcatcttagatctaccaaattacaagtaaagtgtattttgtctaAGAATAAGCTAATACATAGAAACTATGACCCTTACATTTAGTACCTAGGGGTGTTCATGACTTCATGCTGCTTCTGAATCCTTTATTAGCAAAAGGAAATCGATTGTCCTTGCGCATGGCTCATATTCTCACAACCTCACATAACCTTGCATTATTACTTTACTTTCTTCGGGTGCATAGCCCAAAGATTGTGTCTGAATTTATATTATGCTCAGACATATCTGTTTTTTTCTCCTCCTGCATTGTACACTTTCTTGATCGGCAATTCAATTAGGAGGCCGTTTCATATGGACCATGTAGGTTATAGCTCTTGAAACTTTTGGCCGACCTAAACTACTATAAACTTTTTATCCTGTCTTTCTTTCTATGTATGATGAGTCGTTAAAGACAATGGGCGATAAGCCAAATAAgctggagaagaaagaaaactgAAATTGGCTATATCCAAAGCTCTCCTTAGCTGTCTTGCCGCTTGTAAAATGGCTTAGAGCATCTAGGGGACAAGTTATTGGGAAAAAGTGGCTGCTTTTGTTTAGATAATAATGggtaaaattattaaattcacgATTGATCAGATCATTTCATTTAACAGGGAAATATCAAGCAAGTGCTAGCAGGTTTCAGGCTTTCGTTTGATTTGAAAGGATTATTTTGCTGGAGGGAATAGCGGGGatagagtttatttttcttgtatcaCAGGGTCAGCCCCTTTATATGTGGTTCTACGAGCCCATATTAAAATTTGCCACAATTTTGCAATTGCACATAGCAATGTGCCAATGGCCCAATGACCCAATTTAGGTTCGTACCACTCACAAAATTAAACgaaaagtttatttctttagttgatggaaaaaatttagtaaaatagTTGGAAAATTGATAGCCTTTTCTTTAGTTGATGgacaaaaaatttagtaaaataatTGGGAAATTGATAGACTTAATCAAATGTTTTAGGATTTATCCCAAAATAAATTTGGATTGGGCTGTGGAGGAAGCACATGAGCTGAGACTGAAGCCCATAgtgtattttcacaaaaatagcattgaatggcaattcCAAACGACCACAGTGGGAGTCGAACCCACGACCTTTTGATCCGAAGTCAAACGCGCTAATCCACTGCGCTATGCGGTCCTGCTTGTGCAAGTAGGACgtgtattatttatataacaACTACCGTTCATGTCTCTTCGTTTTTTCTCCAGATAATAGGATCCGATGCCACAATACACCCTATAGTTTGATGACACAAAATGAGGGTAATATGCACACTTTCTACATTTATTTGCACtccttttattcttctttttttggtggttaaatgaaaaaaagaaaattttaactttgCAATTTCTAACAATTTATAAAGAATAAAAGTCATAAAACCCAAGATCTCCACTtgtaaaaaagtcaaaaactatTATACTATACTATACTAGATTTCACACTCCGGTGGTCATGATTTGCAAGTATACTaactctaatttttaataattaatgtgGTGATTTTCAAAACTGGGGTCCCAACCTAAGTGGAAACTCTTTGAGTTAATTCAACCTAGTTTGACATTATTGGAAAGAGACTAGGAAATATTTTCACCACTTATTTTAGTCACGGgcatctttctcttttttcttctatttttaatatataaaaaaagagttGCGAGAAAAGGGAATCAGAAAGGGATCAGAATGTGAATTTATTAGTTATTGAATCCAAATAATTGACTTTGTAATAATTTACGTTTCTCTAAGTTTGACTCTTCCCAATAAATCCAAATAAATACTCCTATTCAAGATTTTATTGACTTTGTTTGTAAATGCCATGCTATTATAGGAGACATCGTTGAAGTGCAATCCAATTTCTGTGTGTTTGGATtgattcatttttcttatttaaaataagctgaatataattataattatagctaaaaattctataatatatataaataaaattaaaaatgtttacCTTTTTGTTGACTCTTTCTAATGTGATACATCAACTTTAAAGACCTCACAAATATACAAGTAGGATCGTGCCCAAAAAAAAACGTGAACATAGTTATTCTAAGTAACTGTATTTAACCAAATAAATGAAGCAAGCTAACAAATGGCCAAATACATGAGGCTTGTTAATAAATTGTAGTAATGAGTCTCTAGACCTAccctaattctttttttttttttttttggtaagggGTTTTATCAATTGGGTCTGTAAGGAAATATACCTcttctattttacaataccATTAGAGACTTTCCCAATACAAAATTCAATCACAACTCTCTTGTGAGATGATAAAAGATTTTCCTATCTGGACTAATAAAATCTAGTTAAATTGCTTTTATTATTCCTCTTCTAGCCAGAGTcaacaaaaacatcaaaaaataGTCCAGCTCATGtagttactttttttaattagatgagGAAAATTGATAATGAATT
Protein-coding regions in this window:
- the LOC115952849 gene encoding protein FAR1-RELATED SEQUENCE 5-like, with the protein product MDANEDLSSRVMDANEVLSPRVGMEFDTLKDAWEFWLKYGRQKGFDVRKHYINKSKNDGKITSRGFVCAKQGIRGSEKEDMIRTRNRDDTRTNCPVKLYVSLVRETGKHKVTDFIEEHNHTLHLSKIVYMMRSQRKISNVQQDRLS